Proteins encoded in a region of the Suncus etruscus isolate mSunEtr1 chromosome 1, mSunEtr1.pri.cur, whole genome shotgun sequence genome:
- the TUBG1 gene encoding tubulin gamma-1 chain — MPREIITLQLGQCGNQIGFEFWKQLCAEHGISPEGIVEEFATEGTDRKDVFFYQADDEHYIPRAVLLDLEPRVIHSILNSPYAKLYNPENIYLSEHGGGAGNNWASGFSQGEKIHEDIFDIIDREADGSDSLEGFVLCHSIAGGTGSGLGSYLLERLNDRYPKKLVQTYSVFPNQDEMSDVVVQPYNSLLTLKRLTQNADCVVVLDNTALNRIATDRLHIQNPSFSQINQLVSTIMSASTTTLRYPGYMNNDLIGLIASLIPTPRLHFLMTGYTPLTTDQSVASVRKTTVLDVMRRLLQPKNVMVSTGRDRQTNHCYIAILNIIQGEVDPTQVHKSLQRIRERKLANFIPWGPASIQVALSRKSPYLPSAHRVSGLMMANHTSISSLFERTCRQYDKLRKREAFLEQFRKEDIFKENFDELDTSREIVQQLIDEYHAATRPDYISWGTQEQ; from the exons ATGCCGAGGGAAATCATCACCCTGCAGTTGGGCCAGTGCGGCAATCAGA TTGGGTTCGAGTTCTGGAAGCAATTGTGTGCAGAACATGGCATCAGCCCCGAGGGCATCGTCGAGGAGTTCGCCACAGAGGGCACTGACCGCAAGGACGTCTTTTTCTACCAG GCAGACGATGAGCACTACATCCCCAGGGCCGTGCTGCTGGATCTGGAGCCCCGGGTGATCCACTCCATCCTCAACTCACCTTATGCCAAGCTCTACAACCCTGAGAACATCTACCTGTCAGAGCACGGAGGAGGAGCTGGCAACAACTGGGCCAGTGGATTCTCCCAG GGAGAGAAGATCCATGAGGACATTTTTGACATCATTGATCGGGAAGCAGATGGCAGTGACAGCCTCGAG GGCTTCGTGCTGTGTCACTCCATTGCTGGGGGGACAGGCTCTGGCTTGGGCTCCTACCTCCTGGAACGACTAAATGACAG ATACCCCAAGAAGTTGGTACAGACCTACTCGGTGTTTCCCAATCAGGACGAGATGAGCGACGTGGTGGTCCAGCCCTACAACTCGCTGCTCACGCTcaagaggctgacccagaatgCGGACTGTGTG GTGGTGTTGGACAACACCGCCCTGAACAGGATCGCCACTGACCGCCTGCACATCCAGAACCCTTCTTTCTCCCAGATCAACCAGCTG GTGTCCACCATCATGTCGGCCAGCACCACCACCCTGCGCTACCCCGGCTACATGAACAATGACCTCATTGGGCTCATCGCCTCGCTCATCCCCACACCGCGTCTCCACTTCCTCATGACCGGCTACACGCCCCTCACCACGGACCAGTCG GTGGCCAGTGTGAGGAAGACCACAGTCCTGGATGTCATGAGGCGGTTGCTGCAGCCCAAGAACGTCATGGTGTCCACGGGCCGGGACCGCCAGACCAACCACTGCTACATCGCCATCCTCAACATCATCCAGGGTGAAGTGGACCCCACCCAG GTCCACAAGAGCCTGCAGAGGATCCGGGAAAGGAAGCTGGCCAACTTCATCCCCTGGGGCCCCGCCAGCATCCAGGTGGCCCTGTCCAGGAAGTCTCCCTACCTGCCGTCGGCCCATCGGGTCAGCGGGCTCATGATGGCCAACCACACCAGCATCTCCTCG CTCTTCGAGCGGACCTGTCGCCAGTATGACAAGCTGCGGAAGCGAGAGGCCTTCCTGGAACAGTTCCGCAAAGaggacatcttcaaggagaactTTGACGAGCTGGACACATCCCGGGAGATCGTGCAGCAGCTCATCGACGAGTACCATGCCGCCACGCGGCCGGACTACATCTCCTGGGGGACCCAGGAGCAGTGA